From Bicyclus anynana chromosome 18, ilBicAnyn1.1, whole genome shotgun sequence, a single genomic window includes:
- the LOC112051683 gene encoding uncharacterized protein LOC112051683 isoform X2, with product MVVQNEQFGNRFPMFKDEELIKKFLAIPMTNNQKCRMRQTLKDSLKGTSDELMPDAIYSWIQTIVKEKTSLTVQELKKIRILYNMLKTAAEAKTTDKNKNKKSDVNKKRTDEMDNLIEMKEANKDEEITDTNVTDEENEGVKKHLNLPLEVGKEQVVQNSSVDQFGERFAILKNEELIKKFLATPMTNNQKGRMRQTLKDSFKGTSDELLPDVIYSRIQTIVKDTASLTDPELRKIRILYNMLKTAVETKATEVKNKKAKNKKKKHNDKSETETEVKEEITDEIENFNVIKKEENKIDEEITDTKVAVVKNEGDDKHLKIEKDRKQDKIKGPKRYVVFVGNLPLDVDKEQIMKHFNQIKDNIVDVRIPKTKEGQKSSIAYVELKNELCYELALSKHHSMFGNKRLNVLYTTQKGSKISKAEAKGKAAKLVALQKSGKLAGSIPLNRKRSQRRMKAKKARAKLEAEA from the exons CCCCATGTTCAAAGATGAAGAGCTAATCAAAAAGTTCCTTGCCATTCCCATGACAAATAACCAAAAAT GTAGAATGAGACAAACACTGAAAGACAGTCTCAAAGGCACCTCAGATGAATTAATGCCAGATGCCATATATTCATGGATACAGACTATAGTTAAAGAAAAAACTTCCCTGACAGTGcaagaattaaagaaaatacgtATTCTATATAACATGCTAAAAACTGCAGCAGAAGCAAAAACAACTGACaagaacaaaaacaaaaaaagtgatgtaaataaaaaaagaacagacGAAATGGATAATTTGATTGAAATGAAAGAAGCAAATAAAGATGAAGAAATTACTGACACAAATGTAACTGATGAGGAAAATGAAGgggttaaaaaacatttaaatttaccACTGGAAGTTGGTAAAGAACAA GTTGTGCAGAATTCGTCAGTAGACCAGTTTGGAGAGAGATTTGCCATCTTAAAAAATGAAGAGCTAATCAAAAAGTTCCTTGCTACCCCCATGACAAATAACCAAAAAG GTAGAATGAGACAAACTCTGAAAGACAGTTTCAAAGGAACCTCAGATGAATTACTGCCAGATGTCATATATTCTCGGATACAGACTATAGTTAAAGACACAGCTTCCCTGACAGATCCAGAACTAAGGAAAATACGTATTCTATATAACATGCTGAAAACTGCAGTGGAAACAAAAGCAACTGaagtgaaaaacaaaaaagcaaaaaacaaaaaaaagaaacataatgACAAAAGTGAAACTGAAACTGAAGTAAAAGAAGAAATAACAGATgaaatagaaaattttaatgtgattaaaaaagaagaaaataaaatagatgaAGAAATCACTGACACAAAAGTAGCTGTAGTAAAAAATGAAGGAGATGATAAACATTTAAAGATAGAAAAAGATAGGAAACAAGATAAAATAAAGGGCCCAAAAAGATATGTTGTGTTTGTAGGCAATTTACCTCTGGATGTTGATAAAGAACAA aTAATGAAACACTTCAatcaaataaaagataatattgtAGATGTGAGGATACCAAAGACGAAGGAAGGCCAAAAGAGCAGCATCGCTTATGTGGAGCTGAAGAATGAACTGTGCTATGAG CTGGCGTTATCCAAACACCACTCGATGTTCGGCAACAAACGGCTCAACGTGCTCTACACCACACAGAAGGGCAGCAAGATTAGCAAGGCTGAAGCTAAG GGAAAGGCGGCTAAACTGGTGGCGCTGCAGAAGAGTGGCAAATTGGCGGGAAGCATACCCCTGAACAGGAAACGAAGCCAACGCCGTATGAAGGCGAAGAAGGCTCGTGCGAAGCTAGAAGCGGAAGCATAA